GAACAACTCCTCATTCAGGCTCTGTCAGGCCGGCCATCAACGGATGTCCGGTTTTTGTCGTGCCTGCCTGCGGGAGTCATGATTCATGGCTGACGTGCTGTGCTTGCCGCCCGTGCCCGAGCCTCCCAAAGGGCAGCGACTGAAAGACAAGGTCGTGTTGCTGACCGGCGCGGCCCAAGGTATCGGCGAAGCAATCGTGGCCGCATTCGCGTCGCAACAGGCACGACTGGTGATCAGCGATATCCAGGCTGAAAAAGTCGAAGCCGTCGCCGCCCATTGGCGCGGACAAGGCGCCGATGTGCAGGCGCTGAAGGTCGACGTTTCGAACCAGCAGGATCTGCACGCCATGGCCCGCCGGGCTGTTGAACTGCACGGTCGCATCGATGTGCTGGTGAACTGCGCTGGCGTCAATGTGTTCCGCGATCCGCTGGAAATGACCGAAGAGGACTGGCGCCGCTGCTTCGCCATCGACCTGGATGGCGCCTGGTACGGTTGCAAGGCGGTATTGCCGCAAATGATCGAGCAGGGCGTGGGCAGCATCATCAACATTGCCTCGACCCATTCGTCCCACATCATTCCTGGCTGTTTCCCGTATCCCGTCGCCAAGCATGGGCTGCTGGGCCTGACCCGCGCCCTGGGCATCGAGTACGCGCCCAAGGGCGTGCGCGTGAATGCCATCGCGCCGGGCTACATCGAGACGCAACTGAACATCGACTACTGGAACGGCTTCGCCGATCCCCATGCCGAACGCCAGCGCGCGCTGGATCTGCACCCGCCACGGCGTATCGGGCAGCCGATCGAAGTGGCGATGACGGCCGTATTCCTGGCCAGTGACGAAGCACCGTTTATCAATGCTTCATGCATCACCATCGATGGTGGACGTTCGGTCATGTACCACGACTGAACATTCTTGGATTGCGGTAGGAAACTTCGCCTGTAATCCAATCATCATACGATATGACTATTTAGACCTATGCTGTGCAGTAACACGATTTGAGCGACCAGCCTGCGCATTTCCACCCACGTGGAGCAGATCCCTGGACGTTTGGCTTTCAATAAAAAAAACAAGGAGTCAGCTATGAAACATCGTCGTGGGATCCGTTCCCTGTGTCGCGCCGCCCTCGCGGTGACCGCGGTCAGCCTCAGCAGCCACTTGCTGGCGGCCGATCCGGTAAAAATCGGTTTCCTGGTCAAGCAGGCCGAGGAGCCCTGGTTCCAGACCGAGTGGGCGTTCGCTGAAAAAGCTGCCAAAGACAAAGGCTTCCAATTGATCAAGATCGCCGTGCCCGACGGCGAGAAGACCCTCTCGGCCATCGACAGCCTGGCCGCCAACGGTGCCAAGGGCTTCGTGATCTGTCCGCCGGACGTGTCCCTCGGCCCGGCCATCATGGCCAAGGCCAAACTCAATGATCTCAAGGTGATTGCCGTGGACGACCGTTTTGTCGATTCCAAGGGCAAGTTCATGGAAGACGTGCCGTACCTGGGCATGGCTGCGTTCGAGGTGGGCCAGAAGCAAGGCGCCGCCATGGCGGCCGAAGCGAAAAAACGTGGCTGGGATTGGAAAGACACCTACGCGGTGGTCAACACCTTCAACGAGCTGGACACCGGCAAGAAGCGCACCGACGGTTCGGTCAAGTCTCTGGAAGACGCAGGCATGCCGAAAGACCACATCCTCTTCGCGGCCCTGAAAACTCTCGACGTCCCCGGCAGCATGGACTCCACCAACTCGGCGTTGGTGAAGCTGCCAAGCGGCGCGAAAAACCTGATCATCGGCGGCATGAACGACAACACCGTGCTGGGCGGCGTGCGTGCCACCGAAGCGGCCGGGTTCAAGGCGGCCAACGTGATCGGTATTGGTATCAACGGCACTGACGCCATCGGCGAGCTGAAGAAACCGGAAAGCGGCTTCTTCGGTTCGATGCTGCCGAGCCCGCACATCGAAGGCTACAAGACTGCCGAAATGATGTACGAGTGGGTCACCACCGGCAAGGAGCCGCCGAAGTACACCGCCATGGACGAGGTGACGCTGATCACCCGGGAGAACTTCAAGCAGGAGCTGGAAAAGATCGGCTTGTGGAATTGATGGCCGGTTGATTCAAAAGCGGCCCCGGTCACACACGTGACGGGGTCGCTTGATCTCTGTAAGTTCGAGGTGGTTATGCAAGCGCAAACAGCGGCACAGCAACAGAACATCGGTGGCAGCTTGCGATTCAACGGGATCGGTAAATCGTTTCCCGGCGTGCAGGCGCTGGCCAATATCAGTTTCGTCGCGCATCCGGGGCAGGTGCATGCCTTGATGGGCGAGAACGGCGCGGGCAAGTCCACCTTGCTCAAGATCCTCGGTGGCGCCTACGTTCCGAGCAGCGGTGATCTGCAGATCGGCGAGCAGACGATGGCCTTCAAAGGCACCGCCGACAGCATCGCCAGTGGTGTCGCGGTGATTCACCAGGAGTTGCACCTGGTGCCGGAAATGACCGTCGCGGAGAACTTGTTCCTCGGTCACTTGCCGGCGCGTTTCGGCCTGGTCAATCGTGGCGTGCTGCGCCAGCAGGCGTTGACGCTGCTCAAAGGCCTGGCGGACGAAATCGACCCACAGGAAAAAGTCGGTCGCCTGTCCCTGGGTCAGCGCCAATTGGTGGAAATCGCCAAGGCGTTGTCCCGTGGCGCCCACGTCATCGCCTTCGACGAGCCGACCAGCAGCCTGTCGGCCCGGGAAATCGACCGGTTGATGGCGATCATCGCCCGCCTGCGGGACGAGGGCAAAGTGGTGCTGTATGTCAGCCATCGCATGGAGGAAGTGTTCCGTATCTGTAACGCAGTGACGGTCTTCAAGGACGGGCGTTATGTCCGTACTTTCGAGAACATGAGCGAGCTGACCCATGATCAGCTGGTCACGTGCATGGTCGGTCGCGATATCCAGGACATTTATGACTATCGTCCCCGGGAGCGCGGCGATGTGGCGTTGCAGGTAAAGGGCCTGCTCGGGCCGGGCTTGCGCGAACCGGTGAGTTTCCAGGTGCACAAGGGTGAAATCCTTGGGTTGTTCGGGCTGGTCGGCGCCGGTCGCACCGAGCTGCTGCGCTTGCTCAGTGGCCTGGAGCGCCAGAGCGAGGGCAGCCTGGTGCTGCACGGCAAGGAATTGAAACTGCGTTCGCCCCGCGATGCCATCGCCGCTGGCGTGCTGCTCTGCCCGGAAGACCGCAAGAAGGAAGGCATTATCCCGTTGGGCAGCGTGGGCGAGAACATCAACATCAGCGCTCGTCCGGCTCATTCCGCGCTCGGCTGCCTATTGCGTGGTGACTGGGAGCGGGGCAATGCCGACAAGCAGATCAAGTCGCTGAAGGTGAAGACCCCGGCGGCGAGCCAGAAAATCATGTACCTGTCCGGCGGCAACCAGCAGAAGGCGATTCTGGGGCGCTGGCTGTCGATGCCGATGAAAGTCCTGCTGCTGGATGAGCCGACCCGTGGCATCGACATCGGTGCCAAGGCCGAGATCTACCAGATTATCCACAACCTGGCGGCGGAGGGCATCGCGGTGATTGTGGTGTCCAGTGACCTGATGGAAGTGATGGGCATTTCCGACCGAATTCTGGTGCTCTGCGAAGGGGCCATGCGTGGCGAGCTGCCGCGCGACCAGGCCAACGAATCCAACCTGCTGCAACTGGCGCTGCCGCGCCAACGCGTTGCCGACGCGGCGAACTGAGAGGTAAATCATGACCATTCAAAACAATGCACTGCCAACGGCACGCAAACCCCTGGACCTGCGCCGCTTCCTCGACGACTGGGTCATGCTGCTGGCGGCCATCGGCATCTTCGTGCTCTGCACCCTGATGATCGACAACTTCTTGTCACCACTGAACATGCGGGGCCTGGGCCTGGCGATTTCCACCACCGGTATCGCGGCCTGCACGATGTTGTATTGCCTGGCGTCCGGGCACTTCGACTTGTCGGTGGGGTCGGTCATTGCCTGCGCCGGCGTGGTTGCGGCAGTGGTGATGCGCGACACTGACAGCGTCTTCCTCGGGGTCAGCGCGGCGTTGGTGATGGGGCTGATCGTTGGCCTGATCAACGGTATCGTGATTGCGAAACTGCGGGTCAATGCGCTGATTACCACGCTGGCGACCATGCAGATCGTCCGTGGCCTGGCCTATATCTTTGCCAACGGTAAAGCAGTTGGCGTTTCCGAAGAATCTTTCTTCGTCTTCGGCAACGGCCAGTTGTTCGGCGTGCCGGTGCCGATCCTGATCACCATTGCCTGCTTCCTGTTCTTCGGCTGGCTGCTGAACTACACCACCTACGGGCGCAACACCATGGCCATCGGTGGCAACCAGGAAGCGGCGCTGTTGGCAGGGGTGAACGTTGATCGCACCAAGATCATCATCTTCGCCGTGCACGGCATTATTGGTGCGCTGGCGGGTGTGATCCTGGCCTCGCGCATGACGTCGGGCCAACCGATGATCGGCCAAGGCTTCGAGCTGACCGTGATCTCGGCCTGCGTGCTCGGTGGGGTTTCGTTGAGCGGCGGCATCGGCATGATCCGCCACGTCATCGCGGGCGTGCTGATCCTGGCGATCATCGAGAACGCGATGAACCTGAAGAACATCGACACCTTCTACCAATACGTCATCCGCGGCTCGATCCTGTTGCTGGCGGTGGTGATTGACCGGTTGAAGCAGCGCTGAAGATTCTGTCAACCAATACACCGCCTTCGCGAGCAAGCCCGCTCCCACAGGTTGTTGTGCCAGGCTCAGAACTTCGGCGCAGCACAGAACCAGTGTGGGAGCGGGCTTGCTCGCGAAGGCGTCGGCACATCCAACACTTCCTTAGCTGACCCACCGCTTTCGCGAGCAAGCTCGCTCCCACAGGGTTTTGTGCCAGGCGCAAAACTCAGGCATACCGGAGATTCAATGTGGGAGCGAGCTTGCTCGCGAAGGCGTCGGCACATTAACACTTCCTTAGCTGACCCACCGCTTTCGCGAGCAAGCCCGCCCCCACAGGTTTTTGTGCCAGGCTCAGAACTTCGGCGCAGCGCAGAACCCGTGTGGGAGCGAGCTTGCTCGCGAAGGCGTCCTCCCTGACGCCAACCATCACCCGGCCTTGCGCAACGCTTCGACCAATTCCTGCTTGCGCATCTTCGAACGCCCGGGAATGTTTTTCGCCCGGGCTTCCTTCATCAGGCTGTCCACCGTCTGGGCCTCGTGGGAGGCTTTGCTGGTGCGCGGATGACCCTCGCGGGACTTGGCGGCGCGGCGGGCTGATTCCTTGCGGTCGGACTGTTTCGCTTCGGCGGGTTTTTTCTTGCCGGAGCCACCGGAGCGCTCACCGCCGCCCGACTGCTTGTTGACGGTGGCCCAGGCCCGAGCCTCGGCCTCGCCCTCCGACACACCTTTGTGTTCATAGCTCTCTTCGATGTGCTCGGCCTTGCGCTTTTGCTTGTCGGTGTATTTGTCTTTGCTTCCACGAGGCATGGGATGTCCTCCTCAGTGTCCGAGTAGAGCCTACTGGCTGGCGGCGCCACCTTCGGAGCCCGAGCCTCCGGTAGTGGTTTTCGAACCCACGCCGGTCTCGGCGTTGTCGGGGGCAGTGGAGTCGGGGGTGTTCATGCCGCCCTGACGCCCCGTGTCGTTGCCTTGGACCCGTGGATCGGTGCCCGTCGCGGGTGGCTGGCCATTGTTCAGCGTGCCGCCGGTGCCGTCGGTGTTCAATTTGGGCAAGCCTTGGGTGGCGGGCGAGTTCGGCGCCTGAACCGGGTCGGTCGGCCCGGTCCCCGAGGTCGTGGCCGCGAATGCCGCCGAGGACAACAATGCCGCGAAGGTGAATGCTGTCAGCCTTGAATTGATCATGGTGTCGCCTCCATTTTTTGGAATGCTTGCCAGATTTTTGGCCGCGCTGGAGCGGGGTTGGTGCCTGAGGGGCGACGAACGGCACCGTGGAAGTTTGTCTGTAGAAGATGTGACGAGCGGCGCCTGGCGGCTTAGTATGGCGCTTTCAATTGGCTACAAGGCCCGTTCATGTCGATCGAGATCCGTCCCGCGCAACCCAGCGATGCGCCGCAAATCCTTGCGTTCATCACCGAGCTTGCCGATTACGAAAAAGCCCGCCACGAAGTCATTGCCAGCGTTGCGGACATCGAGCGCAGCCTGTTCAGCGAAGGCGCGACCGCCCACGGCCTGATCTGCCTGCGCGATGGCGTACCGATAGGTTTCGCGGTGTTTTTCTTCAGCTATTCCACCTGGCTGGGCAGCAATTGCCTGTACCTCGAAGACTTGTACATCACACCTGAACAGCGCGGTGGCGGGGCGGGCAAGACACTCTTGCGGCATCTGGCCAAGATCGCCTGCGACAACGATTGCGGTCGCTTCGAGTGGAGCGTACTGGACTGGAACACCCCGGCCATCGACTTCTATAAGTCCCTCGGCGCGCAACCCCAGGAAGAGTGGGTGCGCTATCGAATGGATGGCAAGGTGCTCCGGGACTTCGCTAACGGCAACTGAAGTTCATGAGTACGCGTCGGACGCGTATTCGGCAAATCCCGGCCGTTGTTCGAGCCGCTTGCAATAAGCGGCCACCGCAGGGTAGTCCGGACGCTCCATGGGCGTCTGGCGCCAGCGATGTGCGGACAGGCCGATGAGCACGTCCGCGAGGGAAAAGTCCGCGCCGGCCACGTAAGCGCCGGTGTGGTTCAGCTGTTGTTCCAGCAAGCCCATCTTGTCGTTCCAGCGTTTGACGCCGGCGGCGATGAGTTGTGGGTCCTGGAAATCCGGGTGCTTGCGCACCAGTCCGTGAAACGCATCGCCCCATGACGGGTTGAGCTCGGTGGCTTGCCAATCCATCCACTGCTCTACACGCGCCCGTGCGGCAGGTTCGGCGGGTAGCAGATCGTCGCGCCCATGCTTGCCTACGAGGTAGCGGCAGATGGTGTTCGACTCCCAGAGCACGCCGTTCTCATCGATGATCACCGGCACCTGGGCGTTGGGGTTGAGCGCCAGGAACGCCGGGTCGTGGGTCGAGGCAAAACCGATGCCCCAGTCTTCACGCTCATAGTCGATGTCCAGTTCCTGACAAGTCCACAAGACTTTTCTGACGTTGATCGAGGAAGTGCGTCCGAGGATTTTCAGCGTTTGTCCCATCACTTTTTTCCCTGAGTTGTTTGGCGTCCGGTCAGAAAACGTAGCAGGGTCTTGGCTGGATGGCGATGGTTTTGCGGTTATTACGAGAATCCCAATATATGGGAGTGATATTTATATATTGAGATTTTATTGCCCGCGGGTTTATAGTCCGCCTCACTCACTGCCCAATAAAACAAAACAGGTGAAGCGGATGCAGGCGCAATTGATCGCGCTCGATTGGGGGACCACCTCATTACGGGCTTATAAACTTGCCGCTGGAGGCGAGGTGCTCGAACAGCGTTCGCTGTCGTCGGGGATCATGCAGTTGCCGTCCGGGCCGCGAACCGTGGCCGGCCAGGTCTGCACCGATGGTTTTGAGCTGGCCTTCGACGAAGCCTGCGGCGACTGGCTGGATGCGCAGCCAGGCTTGCCCGTCATTGCCTGCGGCATGGTCGGCAGCGCCCAGGGTTGGCGGGAAGCGCCTTACTGCGACGTGCCGGCAAACGTCGCCAATCTCGGACATTCCCTACAAGTCATTCGGAGCCTTCGTGGTGTCGATGTTCACATCGTGCCAGGAGTGATCCAACGCTCCCGGCTGCCCAATGTGATGCGCGGCGAAGAAACCCAGGTACTCGGTGCGTTGCACAGCCTGCCGAACGAAGCGGTGCTGATCGGCTTGCCGGGCAGCCATTCGAAATGGGTGGAAGTGACCGACGGCCGCATCGTCCATTTCGACACCTTCATGACGGGCGAAATCTTCGCCGTGCTCAGTGACCACAGCATTCTCGGCCGCACCCAGCAGCGTGGCACGGCGTTCGACGGCGTGGCTTTTGATCGCGGCGTGCAGGTGTCGCTGTCGGCGGATGGGGAGATCGGTCCGTTGTCCACCGTGTTCAGCGCTCGCAGCCTGGGCCTGACGGGTGAGCTCGGCGCGAGCGCCCAGGCCGATTATCTGTCGGGTGTCCTGATCGGCCATGAGCTGACGGCCCTGGCCGCCGTGCAACGTCATCGGCGCAACAGCGTCCACCTGCCGACCGTGGTGCTGATCGGCAACTCTCAACTGTGTGCCCGTTACCAGCGGGCCCTCGACGCCTGCGGTTTCGCCCAGGTGACCCTGGCCGAACAGGCCACCGAACGCGGTTTGTGGCAACTGGCCGTGGCGGCCGGGCTGCTGGAAACCAGCGCATCG
This genomic interval from Pseudomonas alvandae contains the following:
- a CDS encoding SDR family oxidoreductase, which produces MADVLCLPPVPEPPKGQRLKDKVVLLTGAAQGIGEAIVAAFASQQARLVISDIQAEKVEAVAAHWRGQGADVQALKVDVSNQQDLHAMARRAVELHGRIDVLVNCAGVNVFRDPLEMTEEDWRRCFAIDLDGAWYGCKAVLPQMIEQGVGSIINIASTHSSHIIPGCFPYPVAKHGLLGLTRALGIEYAPKGVRVNAIAPGYIETQLNIDYWNGFADPHAERQRALDLHPPRRIGQPIEVAMTAVFLASDEAPFINASCITIDGGRSVMYHD
- a CDS encoding substrate-binding domain-containing protein is translated as MKHRRGIRSLCRAALAVTAVSLSSHLLAADPVKIGFLVKQAEEPWFQTEWAFAEKAAKDKGFQLIKIAVPDGEKTLSAIDSLAANGAKGFVICPPDVSLGPAIMAKAKLNDLKVIAVDDRFVDSKGKFMEDVPYLGMAAFEVGQKQGAAMAAEAKKRGWDWKDTYAVVNTFNELDTGKKRTDGSVKSLEDAGMPKDHILFAALKTLDVPGSMDSTNSALVKLPSGAKNLIIGGMNDNTVLGGVRATEAAGFKAANVIGIGINGTDAIGELKKPESGFFGSMLPSPHIEGYKTAEMMYEWVTTGKEPPKYTAMDEVTLITRENFKQELEKIGLWN
- the araG gene encoding L-arabinose ABC transporter ATP-binding protein AraG, which codes for MQAQTAAQQQNIGGSLRFNGIGKSFPGVQALANISFVAHPGQVHALMGENGAGKSTLLKILGGAYVPSSGDLQIGEQTMAFKGTADSIASGVAVIHQELHLVPEMTVAENLFLGHLPARFGLVNRGVLRQQALTLLKGLADEIDPQEKVGRLSLGQRQLVEIAKALSRGAHVIAFDEPTSSLSAREIDRLMAIIARLRDEGKVVLYVSHRMEEVFRICNAVTVFKDGRYVRTFENMSELTHDQLVTCMVGRDIQDIYDYRPRERGDVALQVKGLLGPGLREPVSFQVHKGEILGLFGLVGAGRTELLRLLSGLERQSEGSLVLHGKELKLRSPRDAIAAGVLLCPEDRKKEGIIPLGSVGENINISARPAHSALGCLLRGDWERGNADKQIKSLKVKTPAASQKIMYLSGGNQQKAILGRWLSMPMKVLLLDEPTRGIDIGAKAEIYQIIHNLAAEGIAVIVVSSDLMEVMGISDRILVLCEGAMRGELPRDQANESNLLQLALPRQRVADAAN
- the araH gene encoding L-arabinose ABC transporter permease AraH, with product MTIQNNALPTARKPLDLRRFLDDWVMLLAAIGIFVLCTLMIDNFLSPLNMRGLGLAISTTGIAACTMLYCLASGHFDLSVGSVIACAGVVAAVVMRDTDSVFLGVSAALVMGLIVGLINGIVIAKLRVNALITTLATMQIVRGLAYIFANGKAVGVSEESFFVFGNGQLFGVPVPILITIACFLFFGWLLNYTTYGRNTMAIGGNQEAALLAGVNVDRTKIIIFAVHGIIGALAGVILASRMTSGQPMIGQGFELTVISACVLGGVSLSGGIGMIRHVIAGVLILAIIENAMNLKNIDTFYQYVIRGSILLLAVVIDRLKQR
- a CDS encoding Rho termination factor N-terminal domain-containing protein, whose product is MPRGSKDKYTDKQKRKAEHIEESYEHKGVSEGEAEARAWATVNKQSGGGERSGGSGKKKPAEAKQSDRKESARRAAKSREGHPRTSKASHEAQTVDSLMKEARAKNIPGRSKMRKQELVEALRKAG
- a CDS encoding GNAT family N-acetyltransferase; this encodes MSIEIRPAQPSDAPQILAFITELADYEKARHEVIASVADIERSLFSEGATAHGLICLRDGVPIGFAVFFFSYSTWLGSNCLYLEDLYITPEQRGGGAGKTLLRHLAKIACDNDCGRFEWSVLDWNTPAIDFYKSLGAQPQEEWVRYRMDGKVLRDFANGN
- a CDS encoding glutathione S-transferase family protein, translating into MGQTLKILGRTSSINVRKVLWTCQELDIDYEREDWGIGFASTHDPAFLALNPNAQVPVIIDENGVLWESNTICRYLVGKHGRDDLLPAEPAARARVEQWMDWQATELNPSWGDAFHGLVRKHPDFQDPQLIAAGVKRWNDKMGLLEQQLNHTGAYVAGADFSLADVLIGLSAHRWRQTPMERPDYPAVAAYCKRLEQRPGFAEYASDAYS
- a CDS encoding 2-dehydro-3-deoxygalactonokinase; protein product: MQAQLIALDWGTTSLRAYKLAAGGEVLEQRSLSSGIMQLPSGPRTVAGQVCTDGFELAFDEACGDWLDAQPGLPVIACGMVGSAQGWREAPYCDVPANVANLGHSLQVIRSLRGVDVHIVPGVIQRSRLPNVMRGEETQVLGALHSLPNEAVLIGLPGSHSKWVEVTDGRIVHFDTFMTGEIFAVLSDHSILGRTQQRGTAFDGVAFDRGVQVSLSADGEIGPLSTVFSARSLGLTGELGASAQADYLSGVLIGHELTALAAVQRHRRNSVHLPTVVLIGNSQLCARYQRALDACGFAQVTLAEQATERGLWQLAVAAGLLETSASR